From Gemmatimonadales bacterium, a single genomic window includes:
- a CDS encoding permease-like cell division protein FtsX, translated as MRLLFREALLSFRRAPLLSGLSVTTIAFALFTVGLFVLVTLNLRQALHGLEERVEIVAFVLRGTPPETITVASQDIAAFPEVADVQYVSEDQALGRARKELVEFRDAYRDLQVNPLPASLEVRLKDGHRDARSVATVAQRLRGFKFVDDVRYGRDWVERLDRLRNVTGAVGLMIGLAFAAVAVVIIGVTIRLTVLQRAREISIMRLVGATNGFIRGPFLLEGAFKGLLGGVLSLVLCYAGYLLFRDSNIASLTGLVFFRPDQMGLLVVFGVILGLGGSSVSVGRHLRNV; from the coding sequence GTGAGGCTGCTCTTCCGCGAGGCGCTCCTGTCATTCCGCCGGGCCCCGCTCCTCTCCGGGCTCTCGGTCACCACCATCGCCTTCGCGCTCTTCACGGTGGGCCTCTTCGTGCTGGTGACGCTCAACCTTCGCCAGGCGCTGCACGGGCTGGAGGAACGGGTCGAGATCGTCGCCTTCGTGCTGCGCGGCACGCCGCCCGAGACGATCACCGTCGCCTCGCAGGACATCGCCGCCTTTCCCGAAGTGGCCGACGTGCAGTACGTGAGCGAGGACCAGGCGCTGGGCCGCGCGCGGAAGGAGCTGGTCGAGTTCCGCGACGCCTACCGCGACCTCCAGGTGAACCCGCTCCCCGCCTCGCTCGAGGTGCGGCTCAAGGACGGTCACCGCGACGCGAGGAGCGTGGCCACCGTCGCCCAGCGGTTGCGCGGGTTCAAGTTCGTGGACGACGTGCGCTACGGGCGCGACTGGGTCGAGCGGCTCGATCGCCTCCGCAACGTCACCGGCGCCGTGGGCCTCATGATCGGGCTCGCCTTTGCCGCGGTCGCCGTCGTGATCATCGGCGTCACCATCCGGCTCACGGTCCTCCAGCGCGCGCGCGAGATCTCGATCATGCGCCTCGTCGGCGCCACCAACGGCTTCATCCGCGGCCCCTTCCTGCTCGAGGGCGCATTCAAGGGGCTCCTGGGCGGCGTCCTCTCCCTCGTCCTCTGCTACGCGGGTTACCTGCTGTTCCGGGACAGCAACATCGCATCGCTCACGGGACTGGTGTTCTTTCGACCAGACCAGATGGGGTTGCTTGTGGTGTTCGGTGTGATCCTCGGTCTCGGCGGAAGCTCGGTGAGCGTGGGCCGCCATCTGCGGAATGTGTAG
- the ftsE gene encoding cell division ATP-binding protein FtsE → MIRFQHVVKTFPNGALALKDVTFHVAKGEFVFLTGHSGAGKSTIMRLLFAEQRPTQGEVRVSNFSVASMRASDIAKLRRRLGVVFQDFRLLDDRTAAENVAFALEVTGARRDTIPARVMRVLTQVGLAAKSRAYPRELSGGEQQRVAIARALVNDPSILLADEPTGNLDERATRGVFQILREINAGGTVIVMATHNLDLVRQTNYRTIELREGAIVYDSAEDAAGAVELA, encoded by the coding sequence GTGATCCGCTTCCAACACGTCGTCAAAACCTTCCCCAACGGCGCGCTCGCCCTGAAGGACGTTACTTTCCACGTCGCCAAGGGCGAATTCGTCTTCCTGACGGGCCACAGCGGCGCCGGCAAGTCCACCATCATGCGCCTGCTCTTCGCCGAGCAACGCCCCACCCAGGGCGAAGTCCGGGTGTCGAACTTCTCCGTCGCCAGCATGCGCGCCTCCGACATCGCCAAGCTCCGCCGCCGGCTCGGCGTCGTGTTCCAGGATTTTCGCCTGCTCGACGACCGCACCGCCGCCGAAAACGTCGCCTTTGCGCTCGAGGTGACCGGCGCCCGGCGCGACACCATCCCCGCCCGCGTCATGCGCGTGCTGACGCAGGTGGGCCTCGCCGCCAAGTCGCGCGCCTACCCGCGCGAGCTGTCCGGCGGCGAGCAGCAGCGCGTGGCCATCGCGCGCGCGCTGGTGAACGATCCGTCCATACTTCTCGCCGACGAGCCCACCGGCAACCTCGACGAGCGCGCCACCCGCGGCGTCTTCCAGATACTGCGCGAGATCAACGCCGGCGGCACCGTCATCGTCATGGCCACTCACAACCTCGACCTCGTGCGCCAGACCAACTACCGCACGATCGAGCTGCGCGAGGGCGCCATCGTGTACGACAGCGCCGAGGACGCGGCCGGCGCGGTGGAGCTCGCGTGA
- a CDS encoding aminotransferase class I/II-fold pyridoxal phosphate-dependent enzyme, with protein MSRRPGLSTTAVHGAPHRRADWSPVAPPVFQSSTFVNPVGSSADIIYSRYGNNPAQVALAKKYALLEGSEDAIFTSSGMGATALAHLAVLRPGDHLVSSRWIYGGTQALFDHEFGRLGISVSYVSPDQPRQWRKSLRKETRAFFVETPTNPLMRVVDLRPIAKVARGEGLALLVDATFASPFNYRPIEHGADVAITSATKYLNGHSDVIAGAVAASSQIVEEINRLMRMWGQAIDPHAVWLVDRGLRTLAVRMQRHNANGLAVATWAEQQPWIARVHYPGLESHPDHAAAKEILDGFGGMVGLELAGGAAAAERFLNRLKLVIHAPSLAGVESLVSEPRLTSHVSLTPEQRAGLGIPDGFLRLSCGIEDAEDIIADLEQAGGSH; from the coding sequence GTGAGCCGCCGTCCCGGCCTCTCGACCACCGCGGTCCACGGTGCGCCGCATCGCCGCGCCGACTGGTCGCCGGTGGCGCCGCCCGTCTTCCAGAGCAGCACCTTCGTGAACCCCGTCGGCTCGTCGGCCGACATCATCTACAGCCGGTACGGCAACAACCCGGCGCAGGTGGCGCTCGCCAAGAAGTACGCGCTGCTCGAGGGGAGTGAGGACGCGATCTTCACTTCGAGCGGAATGGGTGCGACGGCGCTCGCGCACCTCGCCGTGCTCCGTCCGGGCGATCATCTGGTGTCGAGCCGCTGGATCTACGGCGGCACCCAGGCGCTCTTCGACCACGAGTTTGGGCGCCTCGGCATTTCGGTGAGTTACGTGAGTCCCGATCAGCCGCGCCAGTGGCGCAAGTCGCTCCGCAAGGAGACCCGCGCCTTCTTCGTCGAAACGCCGACCAATCCGCTGATGCGCGTGGTCGATTTACGTCCCATCGCCAAGGTGGCGCGCGGCGAAGGACTCGCGCTTCTGGTGGACGCGACGTTCGCGAGCCCGTTCAACTACCGCCCCATCGAGCATGGCGCGGACGTGGCGATCACGAGCGCCACCAAGTATCTCAACGGCCACAGCGACGTGATCGCCGGCGCCGTCGCGGCGTCGAGCCAGATCGTGGAGGAGATCAATCGCCTGATGCGCATGTGGGGCCAGGCGATTGACCCGCACGCGGTCTGGCTGGTGGACCGCGGCCTTCGAACGCTCGCGGTGCGCATGCAGCGCCACAACGCCAACGGCCTCGCCGTGGCGACGTGGGCCGAGCAGCAACCGTGGATCGCGCGGGTGCACTACCCGGGGCTCGAGTCGCACCCCGATCATGCGGCGGCGAAGGAGATTCTCGATGGGTTCGGCGGCATGGTTGGGCTGGAGCTCGCGGGCGGTGCGGCGGCGGCCGAGCGATTCCTGAATCGGCTCAAGCTGGTGATCCACGCGCCGAGCCTGGCCGGCGTGGAGAGCCTCGTCTCCGAGCCGCGGCTCACATCGCACGTCTCGCTCACGCCGGAGCAGCGCGCGGGGCTCGGCATTCCGGACGGATTCTTACGGTTGAGCTGCGGAATCGAGGACGCGGAGGACATCATCGCGGATCTGGAGCAGGCGGGCGGCAGCCACTGA
- a CDS encoding ATP-binding protein: MTRVVEVPAHFDDRSFDQFAGAVGAWPPGARLLLDARGAQWASPYGLLGILTAGQALRESKQERPLLTVPASDEVRSYWARTGFFQHAADLFEIHGKVPRPRAQGPSDVLLDVTPVRGSEDIHQIVGKIQEGASRILQSELGLEAKATMGFAMALSESCQNIVEHAGTSGWVAVQAYTFRRRLGRRVVVIAVSDAGVGFRRTLESVQAKRFGDRWGDAAALEAALIQGASRFRDPGRGQGLAGITRYLARWNGKIGIRSGTARLSIVPPWDEDVPLHEHLPFFPGAQVQVIIPAQQAEGE; the protein is encoded by the coding sequence GTGACCCGCGTCGTCGAGGTCCCCGCCCACTTCGACGACCGCAGCTTCGACCAGTTCGCCGGCGCCGTCGGCGCGTGGCCGCCGGGCGCGCGACTCCTGCTCGATGCGCGCGGCGCCCAATGGGCCTCACCGTACGGGCTCCTCGGCATCCTCACGGCCGGCCAGGCGCTCCGCGAGAGCAAGCAGGAGCGGCCGCTCCTCACCGTGCCCGCGAGCGACGAGGTGCGGAGCTACTGGGCGCGCACCGGTTTCTTCCAGCACGCGGCCGACCTGTTCGAGATCCATGGCAAGGTGCCGCGCCCGCGCGCGCAGGGGCCGTCGGACGTGCTGCTCGACGTCACACCGGTGCGCGGGTCGGAAGACATCCACCAGATCGTCGGCAAGATTCAGGAGGGTGCGAGCCGGATCCTGCAGAGCGAGCTCGGCCTCGAGGCCAAGGCGACGATGGGCTTCGCCATGGCGCTTTCCGAAAGCTGCCAGAATATTGTGGAACACGCCGGCACCAGCGGCTGGGTGGCGGTGCAGGCATACACATTCAGGCGGCGGCTCGGGCGGCGTGTGGTCGTGATTGCGGTGAGCGATGCGGGCGTGGGCTTTCGCCGCACCCTCGAGAGCGTGCAGGCCAAGCGCTTCGGCGACCGCTGGGGCGATGCCGCGGCGCTCGAGGCCGCGCTCATTCAGGGCGCCAGCCGCTTCCGCGATCCGGGCCGAGGCCAGGGCCTCGCGGGCATCACTCGCTATCTTGCTCGCTGGAACGGCAAGATCGGCATCCGGAGCGGCACCGCGCGCCTCTCCATCGTGCCCCCGTGGGACGAGGACGTGCCGTTGCACGAGCATCTTCCCTTCTTTCCCGGAGCCCAGGTCCAGGTGATCATTCCCGCGCAGCAGGCCGAAGGCGAATGA
- a CDS encoding carbohydrate kinase family protein — translation MIGSLVWDRIHGRDPAAPPAEEWGGIAYALGGFDAALPPGWELVPLIKVGRDLSAEAAAFMRTLTRLAPGARCVEVPAPNNRVELHYQDRDRRCERMSGGVPGWTWPELGPMVRDLDALYVNFISGFELSLGTAQALRHGFAGPIYADLHSLFLGMHQDGIRVLRPLPDAPSWFGCFDVVQMNEDEMRQTSSDPMQLSADVLGAGVRLLVVTLGSRGAAYVMGEQTGRPMGPRTHDAGPVRTAVIAAPQVDALDVTGCGDVFGAVLCSRLLAGDGTEAALREANRLAARNAGLRGAGGLARHLRGELVTV, via the coding sequence GTGATCGGGTCCCTGGTCTGGGACCGGATCCACGGCCGCGACCCCGCCGCGCCTCCGGCCGAGGAGTGGGGCGGCATCGCGTACGCGCTGGGCGGATTCGACGCGGCGCTCCCGCCCGGGTGGGAGCTGGTGCCGCTCATCAAGGTGGGGCGCGACCTGAGCGCGGAGGCGGCGGCCTTCATGCGCACCCTGACCCGGCTCGCGCCCGGCGCCCGCTGCGTCGAGGTGCCGGCGCCCAACAACCGCGTCGAGCTGCACTATCAGGATCGCGACCGCCGCTGCGAGCGGATGAGCGGCGGCGTTCCCGGGTGGACGTGGCCGGAGCTGGGCCCCATGGTTCGGGACCTCGACGCGCTCTACGTGAATTTCATCTCGGGGTTCGAGCTCTCGCTCGGCACCGCGCAGGCACTCCGCCACGGCTTTGCCGGTCCCATCTACGCCGACCTGCACAGCCTCTTCCTCGGCATGCACCAGGACGGCATCCGCGTGCTCCGCCCGCTGCCCGACGCGCCGTCCTGGTTCGGCTGCTTCGACGTGGTGCAGATGAACGAGGACGAAATGCGCCAAACGTCGTCTGATCCGATGCAGTTGAGCGCCGACGTGCTCGGGGCGGGCGTGCGGCTCCTGGTGGTGACGCTCGGCAGCCGTGGCGCGGCGTACGTAATGGGCGAGCAAACGGGCCGGCCAATGGGGCCACGCACTCATGACGCGGGCCCGGTGCGAACCGCCGTGATCGCAGCCCCACAGGTCGACGCGCTGGACGTTACCGGCTGCGGCGACGTCTTCGGCGCGGTGCTCTGCTCGCGGCTCTTGGCCGGCGACGGCACCGAAGCCGCGCTGCGCGAGGCGAACCGGCTCGCGGCCCGCAATGCAGGTCTGCGCGGCGCCGGTGGCCTCGCGCGCCACCTCCGTGGCGAGCTGGTGACCGTGTGA
- a CDS encoding ROK family protein, whose amino-acid sequence MRYVLGIDIGGTNLVAGAVAEDGSELRNFRSEPTRAEEGADAVLKRLVAIGRQTIEATRAEVPGASFIGAGIGAPGPLDTRRGVVLLTPNLGWVNLPLRQRMQEGLGLPAAIDNDANCAALGEWWRGAARGAQQAIGITIGTGIGGGIIVDGRLHHGASDCAGEIGHTTIEANGRRCKCGNYGCLEAYASGPAIARRAVEAVEAGAPSRLPDYVDGNLDLVTAQTVYQAAHDGDELAEEVVSDTAKFLGAGIANLVNVFNPEIVVVFGGVTYAGDHLFVPLRREVARRAFRPAVAVCRIVPAELTETAGVYGAARSFLDQAVSPARRASDQFPVA is encoded by the coding sequence ATGCGCTACGTCCTCGGCATCGACATCGGGGGCACCAATCTCGTCGCCGGCGCCGTCGCCGAGGACGGCTCCGAGCTGCGCAACTTCCGGAGCGAGCCCACCCGCGCGGAGGAGGGCGCGGATGCGGTGCTCAAGCGGCTCGTCGCGATCGGGCGCCAGACGATCGAGGCGACGCGCGCCGAGGTGCCCGGCGCCAGCTTCATCGGCGCGGGCATCGGCGCGCCCGGCCCGCTCGACACCCGGCGCGGGGTCGTCCTACTCACTCCGAACCTGGGCTGGGTGAATCTCCCCCTTCGCCAGCGCATGCAGGAGGGCCTCGGCCTTCCCGCCGCCATCGACAACGATGCCAACTGCGCCGCCCTCGGCGAGTGGTGGCGCGGGGCCGCCCGCGGCGCGCAGCAGGCCATCGGCATCACGATCGGCACCGGCATCGGCGGCGGGATCATCGTGGATGGCCGGCTGCATCACGGCGCCTCCGACTGCGCGGGCGAAATCGGCCACACGACGATCGAAGCCAACGGCCGCCGCTGCAAGTGCGGCAACTATGGCTGCCTCGAGGCGTACGCCTCGGGCCCGGCCATCGCGCGCCGCGCGGTCGAGGCCGTTGAGGCGGGCGCCCCGAGCCGGCTGCCCGACTACGTCGACGGCAATCTGGACCTCGTCACCGCGCAGACCGTCTATCAGGCGGCGCACGACGGCGACGAGCTGGCCGAAGAGGTCGTGAGCGACACCGCGAAGTTCCTCGGCGCCGGCATCGCGAATCTGGTGAACGTCTTCAACCCGGAGATCGTGGTGGTCTTCGGCGGCGTCACCTACGCGGGCGATCACCTGTTCGTGCCGCTCAGGCGCGAGGTCGCGCGGCGCGCGTTCAGGCCGGCCGTCGCGGTGTGCCGCATCGTGCCGGCCGAGCTCACCGAGACCGCGGGCGTGTACGGCGCGGCGCGCTCGTTTCTCGATCAGGCCGTCTCGCCCGCGCGCCGGGCGAGCGACCAGTTTCCCGTTGCCTAG
- the lepA gene encoding translation elongation factor 4 — protein sequence MPSRIRNFCIVAHIDHGKSTLADRLIEATNTVERRLMREQLLDTMDLERERGITIKLNAVRMTYTARDGQEYELNLIDTPGHVDFTYEVSRSLNACEGALLVVDASQGIQAQTLSNLFLALDAGLEIIPVLNKIDLPGAEPERRAREIMDLIGAKREEILAVSAKEGTGVPELLEAIVARIPPPRGRDDAPLRALIFDSYYDRYRGAIPSIRVVDGALYAGMEIAFGAHPDDVHHVDEVGYLQLGQRPTERLEAGEVGYVVASLRNVRDARVGDTILDANNRAAELLPGYRDVKSMVFAGLYPTDSEQYEPLRDALERLALNDASLHYEPESSTALGFGFRCGFLGLLHMEIVQERLEREFNLDLITTVPTVEYHVYRTDGAMMLLENPTNLPDPASIERIEEPYVRARIMAPAEYIGGIMKLGQDRRGVYGGMHYIDPARVEFDFEFPLGEIVLDFYDRLKSLSRGYASLDYEMSGFRESDLVKLDMLINGDQIDAFSVIIHRDKAYEYGRKVAEKLKELIPRQLYQVAIQAAIGQKIIARETVSAFRKDVLAKCYGGDVTRKRKLLEKQKEGKKRMKQIGAVEIPQEAFLAVLQVE from the coding sequence ATGCCGTCCCGCATCCGCAATTTCTGTATCGTCGCCCACATTGATCACGGCAAGTCGACCCTCGCGGACCGCCTGATCGAGGCGACCAACACGGTCGAGCGCCGGCTCATGCGCGAGCAACTCCTCGACACCATGGACTTGGAGCGCGAGCGCGGCATCACGATCAAGCTGAATGCCGTGCGCATGACCTACACGGCGCGCGACGGGCAGGAGTACGAGCTCAACCTGATCGACACGCCGGGCCACGTGGACTTCACCTACGAGGTCTCCCGCTCACTCAACGCCTGCGAGGGCGCGCTTCTCGTGGTCGATGCCTCGCAGGGCATCCAGGCGCAGACGCTGTCGAATCTTTTTCTGGCGCTCGATGCCGGCCTCGAGATCATCCCGGTGCTCAACAAAATCGACCTTCCGGGGGCCGAGCCTGAGCGGCGTGCCCGCGAAATCATGGACCTGATCGGCGCCAAACGCGAAGAGATCCTCGCCGTCTCGGCCAAGGAGGGCACCGGCGTGCCCGAGCTGCTCGAGGCGATCGTCGCGCGCATCCCGCCGCCCCGCGGCCGCGACGATGCGCCGCTCCGGGCGCTCATCTTCGACTCGTACTACGACCGCTACCGCGGTGCCATCCCCAGCATCCGTGTGGTGGACGGCGCGCTGTACGCCGGAATGGAGATCGCCTTCGGTGCGCACCCCGATGACGTGCACCACGTGGACGAAGTCGGCTACCTCCAGCTCGGCCAGCGGCCCACTGAGCGGCTCGAGGCGGGCGAGGTGGGCTACGTCGTCGCCAGCCTCCGCAACGTGCGCGACGCTCGCGTGGGCGACACCATCCTCGACGCCAACAATCGCGCCGCCGAGCTGCTCCCCGGCTACCGCGACGTCAAATCGATGGTCTTTGCCGGCCTCTACCCCACCGACTCCGAGCAGTACGAGCCGCTCCGCGACGCGCTCGAGCGGCTCGCGCTCAACGACGCAAGCCTGCACTACGAGCCCGAGTCGTCCACCGCCTTGGGCTTCGGCTTCCGCTGCGGCTTTCTCGGGCTCCTGCACATGGAGATCGTGCAGGAGCGGCTGGAGCGCGAGTTCAACCTCGACCTCATCACCACGGTGCCGACGGTGGAGTACCACGTCTACCGCACCGACGGCGCGATGATGCTCCTGGAAAATCCGACCAACCTCCCCGACCCCGCCTCGATCGAGCGGATCGAGGAGCCGTACGTAAGGGCGCGCATCATGGCCCCCGCCGAGTACATCGGCGGCATCATGAAGCTGGGCCAGGACCGGCGCGGCGTGTACGGCGGCATGCACTACATTGACCCGGCGCGCGTCGAGTTCGACTTCGAGTTTCCCCTGGGCGAGATCGTGCTCGACTTCTACGACCGCCTGAAGTCACTCTCCCGCGGCTACGCCTCGCTCGATTACGAGATGTCCGGGTTCCGCGAGTCGGATCTCGTCAAGCTCGACATGCTGATCAACGGCGATCAGATTGATGCCTTCAGCGTCATCATCCACCGCGACAAGGCCTACGAGTACGGGCGCAAGGTGGCGGAGAAGCTCAAGGAGCTGATCCCCCGCCAGCTCTACCAGGTGGCCATCCAGGCCGCCATCGGCCAGAAGATCATCGCCCGCGAGACGGTGAGCGCTTTCCGCAAGGACGTGCTCGCCAAGTGCTACGGCGGCGACGTCACCCGGAAGCGGAAGCTCCTCGAGAAGCAGAAGGAGGGGAAGAAGCGGATGAAGCAGATCGGCGCCGTGGAGATTCCCCAGGAAGCGTTTCTGGCCGTCCTCCAGGTTGAGTGA
- a CDS encoding DMT family transporter, producing MSEPITASSPDGLATRPPDRPTAGGDARASAAMLLVCLIWGFNFSIMKVAFAAIPVLAFSALRFAAASAALGFVLWRRTGRLAMPAGAGRQLVLLGLIGNTAYQLAFMEGLAHTTASNSALILASVPTLVVLLGVILGVERPSAGMVAGVLSATLGVALVIAARGVAFDRRTLEGDLLTVTAAACWAGFTVAVRRLPKSITALEVTTFTTITGMPGLVLAGVPDLVRMHWGPVPAGAWAALGYASLVSLVLAYLIWNASVQRIGSNRTAIYLCVTPLVAVAAAWVLLGERPVPLQWAGAVLIIAGVLLSLPRVALPRGGGAG from the coding sequence ATGAGCGAGCCGATCACCGCCAGTTCGCCTGACGGGCTGGCCACCCGACCGCCTGATCGCCCGACCGCCGGCGGCGACGCGCGCGCGTCCGCGGCCATGCTGCTTGTCTGCCTCATTTGGGGCTTCAACTTCAGCATCATGAAGGTCGCGTTCGCCGCGATCCCGGTGCTCGCGTTCTCGGCGCTCCGGTTTGCGGCGGCGAGCGCGGCGCTCGGCTTCGTGCTCTGGCGACGTACCGGCCGGCTCGCCATGCCGGCCGGGGCCGGGCGTCAGCTCGTGCTGCTGGGGCTCATCGGCAACACGGCGTACCAGCTCGCCTTCATGGAGGGGCTCGCGCACACGACGGCGTCCAACAGCGCGCTCATCCTCGCCTCGGTCCCCACGCTCGTCGTGCTGCTTGGGGTGATCCTCGGCGTCGAGCGGCCGTCGGCGGGGATGGTGGCGGGGGTGCTGAGCGCCACGCTCGGTGTGGCGCTGGTGATCGCGGCGCGCGGCGTCGCGTTCGACCGCCGGACGCTCGAGGGCGACCTCCTGACCGTGACGGCCGCCGCGTGCTGGGCCGGCTTCACCGTAGCGGTGCGCCGGCTGCCCAAGTCCATCACGGCGCTCGAGGTCACCACCTTCACCACGATCACCGGCATGCCCGGGCTGGTGCTCGCCGGTGTGCCTGACCTCGTGCGCATGCATTGGGGGCCCGTGCCGGCCGGCGCATGGGCGGCGCTGGGGTACGCGTCGCTGGTCTCGCTGGTGCTCGCGTACCTCATCTGGAACGCGAGCGTGCAGCGGATCGGCAGCAACCGGACCGCGATCTACCTCTGTGTGACGCCGCTCGTGGCGGTGGCCGCCGCGTGGGTGCTCCTGGGGGAGCGCCCGGTGCCGCTGCAGTGGGCGGGCGCGGTGCTCATCATCGCGGGGGTATTGCTCTCACTTCCGCGAGTCGCGCTACCGCGCGGCGGAGGTGCGGGATGA
- a CDS encoding carboxymuconolactone decarboxylase family protein, with the protein MPDSLAAFDAFRTRMNDAILSGGNLTIQRFFALDNRAYEPGALGAKIKEMLGLVASLVMRCDDCVTYHIVRCAKEGMTDDEFQEVFAVGLVVGGSIVIPHLRRAVARLAEVRAIPPR; encoded by the coding sequence ATGCCTGACTCCCTTGCCGCCTTCGACGCGTTCCGCACCCGGATGAATGATGCCATCCTGAGCGGCGGCAACCTCACGATCCAGCGCTTCTTCGCACTCGACAACCGAGCCTACGAGCCCGGTGCTCTCGGTGCGAAGATAAAAGAAATGCTCGGGCTCGTGGCCTCGCTGGTGATGCGCTGCGACGACTGTGTCACCTACCACATCGTGCGGTGCGCGAAGGAGGGTATGACGGACGATGAGTTTCAGGAGGTGTTTGCGGTGGGGCTGGTCGTGGGCGGGAGCATCGTCATCCCGCACCTCCGCCGCGCGGTAGCGCGACTCGCGGAAGTGAGAGCAATACCCCCGCGATGA
- a CDS encoding M28 family peptidase → MPFRKPRRGHRSSPPQERRRAHRPAHLRAQLLARGVAVLALGAALVAPLAAQTAPSVTSAAGTITPADVQHRIGIIADDSMLGRDTPSRGLDETAAWVAGEFRRFGLAPGGDRGTFFQRYSITRRRFEPARSALTFRAGGHEARLAFTADARLVQGDARAEPLTGGVLLVGGRLTADAVARASVRGRIVLVVPNAASAAAATPAGAEDAIRALYLAGPRAIVLLSVLDPTAFAVRLPSQASERTTVDLGLPRPVVVEAREDAAAPALSAVGVHPAALRAATTAVVRDLPALTARLDLAETILSSRMAPNTIGVLEGTDPVLKHQYVLFSAHMDHIGITPGQPDSINNGADDDASGTVGVVELAEAMSRRGARPRRSTVFLTVSGEEKGLWGSRYFSEHPTVPLDSVVADLNMDMIGRNWADTIVAIGKEHSDLGATLERVNAAHPELRMHAIDDRWPAERFYFRSDHYNFARKGVPILFFFNGVHEDYHRVTDSVDKINAEKESRILKLVYYLGQEIGNGAERPKWREQSYKEIVEKAATGAE, encoded by the coding sequence ATGCCATTCCGAAAGCCTCGCAGGGGACACCGATCCTCGCCCCCGCAGGAGCGCCGGCGCGCACACCGGCCTGCCCATCTGCGTGCGCAACTGCTCGCGCGCGGCGTTGCCGTGCTCGCGCTCGGCGCGGCTCTCGTGGCGCCGCTCGCCGCGCAGACCGCGCCGTCCGTCACCAGCGCCGCCGGCACGATCACCCCGGCCGACGTGCAGCATCGCATCGGCATCATCGCCGACGACTCGATGCTCGGCCGGGACACACCGAGTCGCGGGCTCGATGAGACCGCCGCGTGGGTGGCCGGCGAGTTCCGCCGGTTCGGCCTCGCGCCCGGTGGCGACCGCGGCACGTTCTTCCAGCGCTACTCCATCACGCGGCGCCGCTTCGAGCCCGCGCGCTCGGCGCTCACGTTCCGCGCGGGTGGGCACGAGGCGCGGCTAGCGTTCACCGCGGACGCGCGCCTCGTGCAGGGGGACGCCCGGGCGGAGCCGCTCACGGGTGGCGTGCTGCTCGTGGGCGGCCGGCTCACGGCTGATGCGGTGGCGCGGGCGTCGGTGCGCGGGCGGATCGTGCTCGTGGTGCCGAACGCGGCGAGCGCTGCGGCGGCCACGCCCGCGGGCGCAGAGGATGCAATCCGCGCGCTCTATCTCGCGGGCCCGCGCGCGATCGTGCTCCTGAGCGTGCTCGACCCCACTGCGTTCGCCGTCCGGCTTCCGAGTCAGGCGAGCGAACGGACGACCGTCGATCTGGGGCTTCCGCGCCCGGTAGTCGTCGAGGCGCGGGAAGATGCGGCGGCCCCCGCGCTTTCGGCGGTCGGGGTTCATCCCGCGGCGCTCCGCGCGGCCACCACCGCGGTCGTGCGAGACCTGCCGGCGCTCACCGCACGGCTCGACCTCGCCGAGACGATCCTCTCGAGCCGCATGGCGCCCAACACGATCGGCGTGCTCGAGGGCACCGACCCGGTGCTCAAGCACCAGTACGTGCTTTTCTCCGCCCACATGGATCACATCGGCATCACGCCGGGCCAGCCGGACAGCATCAACAACGGTGCGGACGACGATGCGTCGGGCACGGTGGGCGTGGTCGAGCTGGCCGAGGCGATGAGCCGCCGGGGCGCGCGGCCCCGGCGGTCCACGGTCTTTCTCACGGTGAGCGGGGAGGAGAAGGGCCTCTGGGGCAGTCGCTACTTCAGCGAGCACCCCACGGTGCCGCTCGACAGCGTGGTGGCCGATCTCAACATGGACATGATCGGCCGCAACTGGGCGGACACCATCGTGGCGATCGGCAAGGAGCATTCGGATCTGGGCGCCACGCTCGAGCGGGTGAACGCCGCGCACCCCGAGCTCCGCATGCACGCCATCGACGACCGCTGGCCGGCCGAGCGCTTCTACTTCCGCTCCGACCACTACAACTTCGCCCGCAAGGGCGTTCCGATCCTCTTCTTCTTCAATGGGGTCCACGAGGACTACCATCGGGTGACGGACTCGGTGGACAAGATCAACGCGGAGAAGGAGAGTCGGATTCTGAAACTGGTCTACTACCTGGGGCAGGAAATAGGAAACGGGGCGGAAAGGCCGAAGTGGAGAGAGCAGAGTTATAAGGAGATCGTGGAGAAGGCGGCAACGGGAGCAGAGTAG